In Gammaproteobacteria bacterium (ex Lamellibrachia satsuma), a single genomic region encodes these proteins:
- a CDS encoding sterol desaturase family protein has product MNWHDWILANELPIRLSFFFGIFAVMAGWEILSPARTLTVPKGIRWANNLGLVFLNSIVLRLLFPAAAVGVAALAEQQGWGLLHFYDIPFILSVVIAVIAMDFVIYLQHVMVHAIPVLWRLHRVHHADLDYDVTTGARFHTLEIILSMLIKFATILLLGPPVVAVVIFEVVLNATAMFNHSNIRLPASLDRVVRWFLVTPDMHRVHHSVEDDETNSNFGFSLPWWDRLFGTYRDQPRGGHEGMTIGIHKYRDPKQVNQLPGMLALPFVGKISGYAINRREWSNSDEK; this is encoded by the coding sequence ATGAACTGGCACGACTGGATTCTGGCCAATGAGTTGCCCATTCGTCTGAGTTTTTTCTTCGGCATCTTTGCCGTTATGGCAGGGTGGGAAATCCTCTCACCCGCCCGCACCCTCACCGTCCCCAAGGGTATCCGCTGGGCCAATAATCTGGGACTGGTGTTTCTAAACAGCATTGTGCTGCGACTGCTTTTTCCTGCGGCTGCGGTGGGTGTTGCCGCCCTTGCCGAGCAGCAAGGTTGGGGGCTGCTCCACTTCTACGACATCCCCTTCATATTATCGGTCGTCATTGCAGTGATAGCGATGGATTTTGTCATCTACCTGCAGCATGTGATGGTCCACGCGATACCTGTTCTTTGGCGCCTGCACCGGGTCCATCACGCCGACCTGGACTACGATGTCACCACCGGCGCCCGCTTCCATACCCTGGAGATCATCCTCTCCATGCTGATCAAGTTCGCCACCATTCTGCTGCTGGGTCCACCCGTCGTGGCTGTGGTGATCTTCGAGGTGGTGTTGAATGCCACTGCCATGTTCAACCACAGCAATATCCGACTGCCGGCAAGCCTGGACCGGGTAGTGCGCTGGTTCCTGGTCACGCCTGATATGCATCGGGTACACCATTCAGTGGAGGACGATGAGACGAACAGCAACTTCGGTTTCAGCCTGCCCTGGTGGGATCGGCTCTTCGGCACCTATCGTGATCAACCCAGAGGCGGTCATGAAGGCATGACCATAGGCATCCACAAATACCGCGATCCGAAACAGGTCAACCAGCTGCCCGGTATGCTGGCACTACCCTTTGTCGGCAAGATCAGTGGTTACGCCATCAACCGCCGCGAATGGAGCAACAGCGATGAAAAATAA